A single genomic interval of Cucumis sativus cultivar 9930 chromosome 5, Cucumber_9930_V3, whole genome shotgun sequence harbors:
- the LOC101211908 gene encoding AT-hook motif nuclear-localized protein 3, with protein sequence MEEKEGGVDFGFAVKVSQAPESFGMMDTRPENSSTDGETPPQQPPASVPTAGAADGKKKRGRPRKYGPDGTVAPTLSPMPISSSIPLAGEFAGWKRGRGRSVESIKKSRKFEYEIPGNKVAFFAGADFTPHVITVNIGEDVNLKVMSFSQQGSRAICILSANGMVSNVTLRQSTSSGGTLTYEGRFEILSLSGSYMPSEIGGTKSRSGGMSVSLAGPDGRVMGGGLAGMLIAAGPVQVVVGSFLPPGHQQENKPRKSRMEPTLNASSPPANILSGEGTNEVFGGVKPIVASTLNGDRTASLDPAFKTPQVNDKSHFPQESRGVLNHSNHEVSC encoded by the exons atggaagagaaagaGGGAGGAGTGGATTTTGGGTTTGCAGTAAAAGTAAGCCAAGCTCCAGAGAGCTTCGGGATGATGGACACGAGACCTGAAAATTCAAGCACAGATGGTGAGACACCGCCGCAGCAGCCGCCGGCGAGTGTTCCAACGGCGGGGGCTGCCgatgggaagaagaaaagagggaGACCAAGAAAGTACGGTCCTGATGGGACTGTAGCTCCAACATTGTCACCAATGCCGATTTCGTCATCGATTCCGCTGGCGGGAGAATTTGCGGGTTGGAAACGAGGAAGAGGACGGTCAGTAGAGTCTATCAAGAAGTCGCGGAAGTTCGAGTATGAGATTCCAG GTAACAAGGTTGCCTTCTTTGCTGGAGCAGATTTCACACCTCACGTGATCACTGTTAATATTGGTGAG GATGTTAACTTGAAAGTCATGTCATTTTCTCAACAAGGATCTCGGGCTATTTGTATACTCTCTGCTAATGGTATGGTTTCGAATGTTACACTTCGGCAGTCAACATCGTCTGGGGGTACTTTAACATATGAG GGTCGATTTGAGATACTTTCATTGTCTGGATCATATATGCCTTCGGAAATTGGTGGAACAAAGAGCCGATCTGGAGGGATGAGTGTTTCTTTGGCTGGCCCAGATGGCCGAGTGATGGGCGGAGGACTTGCGGGCATGCTGATAGCAGCTGGTCCAGTGCAG GTGGTGGTGGGTAGTTTCCTGCCACCAGGTCACCAGCAGGAAAACAAACCAAGGAAGAGTAGGATGGAACCTACACTGAACGCAAGTTCTCCTCCAGCCAACATTCTTTCTGGTGAAGGGACAAATGAAGTATTTGGTGGAGTGAAGCCCATAGTCGCATCTACTCTAAATGGAGATAGAACTGCTTCTTTAGACCCAGCTTTTAAAACTCCCCAAGTTAACGACAAATCACATTTTCCACAAGAATCAAGAGGTGTTCTCAACCATTCAAACCACGAGGTTTCTTGTTAA
- the LOC116404090 gene encoding probable ATP-dependent RNA helicase ddx52 yields the protein MADSILELAADATSSTLFIFCFFNLIILVIFFTSRPATSSFDQQNDDNDMPLSIVIHSKTNTTEQNSMLQKDPIVGVCEVIESQNETERCVNFNCNVDVEQSDDDNEDDYEDEDEDEDDFRQRVEEFIEKVNRGWREERLRTFGRVQ from the coding sequence ATGGCTGATTCCATTCTAGAACTTGCTGCTGACGCAACTTCAAGTACTCTGTTCATCTTCTGCTTCTTCAATTTGATCATACTCGTCATCTTCTTCACCTCAAGACCAGCCACCTCCAGTTTTGATCAACAAAATGATGATAATGATATGCCACTTTCAATTGTCATTCATAGCAAAACAAATACAACAGAGCAAAATTCCATGCTTCAGAAAGATCCCATAGTTGGTGTGTGTGAAGTGATAGAGAGCCAAAATGAAACAGAAAGATGCGTGAACTTCAATTGCAATGTTGATGTTGAACAGAGTGATGATGATAATGAGGATGAttatgaagatgaagatgaagatgaagatgatttCAGACAAAGAGTGGAAGAATTTATTGAAAAGGTTAACAGAGGGTGGAGAGAAGAAAGGCTAAGAACCTTTGGACGAGTCCAATAG
- the LOC101216173 gene encoding probable rRNA-processing protein EBP2 homolog gives MGVSIKDASFLNEDTVEDGDFSSEDSEFESESESGSGSEEEEEEDVELSEPSKNAIYNADGLLDKLGDISWPENVEWIHKLTFDIEQEKEVDVNDDLTRELAFYTQALQGTRMALEKFQSLGLPFLRPSDYYAEMVKTDTHMQKVKGRLLSEQRKMEEAEERRKAREAKKLAKEIQAQKQKERAKQKKEEIESVKKWRKQRQKNNFAGGDKGGDMDFSFEDGKTFERSGGKKRPGVSPGDRSGGKARHGGGGGGGGGGGKGKIPKKKRDFRDSKFGFGGRKSLKKQNTADTTNDIRGFNNGSLSSNKRRKKSD, from the coding sequence ATGGGTGTATCAATTAAAGATGCTAGCTTCTTAAACGAGGATACAGTGGAAGATGGTGATTTTAGTAGCGAGGATTCAGAATTTGAATCAGAATCTGAGTCCGGGTCTGGGTctgaggaggaggaggaagaggatgTGGAACTATCTGAACCATCAAAGAATGCAATATATAATGCTGATGGTCTTCTTGACAAGCTTGGAGATATTAGCTGGCCTGAAAACGTGGAATGGATACACAAGCTAACTTTTGATATTGAGCAAGAAAAAGAGGTGGATGTGAATGATGATCTAACTAGAGAGCTTGCATTCTATACACAGGCTTTGCAGGGTACAAGAATGGCCCTTGAGAAGTTCCAATCTTTAGGACTTCCATTTCTCAGGCCTTCAGACTATTACGCAGAGATGGTGAAGACAGATACTCACATGCAAAAAGTGAAAGGTCGGCTGCTATCCGAACAGAGAAAGATGGAGGAGGCTGAGGAAAGAAGGAAGGCAAGAGAAGCAAAGAAATTAGCTAAAGAGATTCAAGCTCAGAAGCAGAAGGAGAGGGCTAAGCAGAAGAAGGAGGAGATTGAATCTGTTAAGAAATGGAGGAAGCAGAGgcaaaagaataattttgcTGGAGGTGATAAAGGTGGTGATATGGACTTTTCCTTTGAAGATGGAAAGACATTTGAGAGGTCTGGAGGTAAGAAGAGGCCAGGGGTGTCTCCTGGCGATCGTTCAGGAGGGAAGGCAAGACATGGaggtggaggaggaggaggaggaggaggaggaaaagggaaaattccgaagaaaaagagagattttaGAGATTCTAAGTTTGGATTCGGCGGGaggaaaagtttgaaaaagcaGAACACAGCTGATACAACTAATGATATTAGGGGATTCAACAATGGCAGTTTATCAAGcaacaaaagaaggaagaagtcAGATTAA